A single Actinomadura algeriensis DNA region contains:
- a CDS encoding helix-turn-helix transcriptional regulator, whose protein sequence is MPSTSARLLRLLSLLQTHREWSGAELAGRLDVTPRTVRRDVERLRELGYPVHATRGAAGYRLGAGSALPPLLLDDDEAVAVAVGLRTAAGGSVAGIEETSLRALAKLERVLPARLRHRVATLNAATVRAGAAPGPAVDPGALLAIADACRRHESLRIDYRSHRGAETVRTVEPHRLVSFGRHWYLVAWDPGRDGWRTFRVDRLTPRTPPGPRFVPRPPPDGDVAAYLARTLSSGAWPVRATVALHVPAGEAAERVWPGMGVVEAVDDRTCRLHVGAETSADLVWMITSVGVGFTVVDGPPELADALRVQARRCLDAAG, encoded by the coding sequence ATGCCGTCGACGTCCGCGCGCCTGCTGAGACTGCTGTCGCTGCTGCAGACCCACCGCGAATGGTCCGGCGCCGAACTCGCCGGACGGCTGGACGTGACGCCCCGGACCGTCCGGCGGGACGTCGAGCGCCTGCGGGAACTCGGCTACCCGGTGCACGCGACGCGCGGCGCCGCCGGGTACCGGCTGGGCGCCGGGTCGGCGCTGCCGCCGCTGCTGCTCGACGACGACGAGGCCGTCGCCGTCGCGGTCGGGCTCCGCACGGCGGCGGGCGGGTCGGTCGCCGGGATCGAGGAGACGTCGCTGCGGGCGCTCGCGAAACTGGAACGCGTCCTGCCCGCCCGGCTGCGCCACCGGGTCGCGACGCTGAACGCGGCGACCGTCCGGGCGGGCGCCGCGCCCGGCCCGGCGGTCGACCCCGGCGCGCTGCTGGCGATCGCCGACGCCTGCCGCCGCCACGAGAGCCTGCGCATCGACTACCGGAGCCACCGCGGCGCCGAGACCGTCCGGACGGTCGAGCCGCACCGCCTCGTCAGCTTCGGCCGGCACTGGTACCTCGTCGCCTGGGACCCCGGACGGGACGGCTGGCGCACCTTCCGCGTCGACCGGCTCACCCCGCGCACGCCGCCCGGGCCCCGGTTCGTCCCGCGCCCGCCGCCGGACGGCGACGTCGCCGCCTACCTGGCGCGGACCCTGTCGTCGGGGGCCTGGCCGGTGCGGGCGACGGTCGCGCTGCACGTGCCCGCGGGGGAGGCGGCCGAACGCGTCTGGCCCGGCATGGGCGTGGTCGAGGCCGTGGACGACCGGACGTGCCGCCTGCACGTGGGCGCCGAGACCTCCGCCGACCTCGTGTGGATGATCACCTCGGTGGGCGTCGGCTTCACCGTCGTGGACGGCCCGCCGGAACTCGCCGACGCCCTCCGCGTCCAGGCGCGGCGATGCCTGGACGCGGCCGGGTGA
- a CDS encoding BCCT family transporter, which translates to MEMTDHGTDRGPEPGAPPGSGEGRARTDWIVYGISAVVALAFVGWGVVWTDNLSSTAQHALDWLLSNVGWLFVLSATGFVVFSLWLAVSKYGRIPLGKEGDEPEFRTVSWIAMMFSAGMGIGLMFFGMAEPLTHFVDPPPGTDAPNSEAAIGTSMATTLFHWTLHPWSIYAVLGLAIGYGHYRRGRRQLISSAFAPLFPKGRGEGPAGKIIDILALFATLFGSAASLGIGALQIRTGMQEAGWIESLGKTVLVLIIVVLTICFILSAVSGVAKGVQWLSNINMVLAVVLAVFIFLVGPTVFMLQLIPTSVGVYIQDFGQMASRSGATGGAEMEEFLSGWTIFYWAWWISWAPFVGMFLARISRGRTIRQFIAGVIIVPSVVSLIWFAIFGGVAIREQQNGGNPYGDGSEEQITFNVLSELPWTGVTSVVVMILVAIFFVSGADVSSIVMGTLSQRGSTHPSRWIVIFWGALTGAVAAIMLVIGGDKALNGIQNLTFIGSLPFTIVLIVLCVALAKDLRNDPMTRRQLKGVEVLEDAVVTGVREHKGDFELQVRPASNDREPADAPPADAPPADDVPGHPDVRKGG; encoded by the coding sequence ATGGAGATGACCGATCACGGGACCGATCGAGGGCCGGAACCCGGGGCGCCGCCGGGCTCCGGCGAGGGACGCGCCCGTACCGACTGGATCGTGTACGGGATCAGCGCGGTGGTCGCGCTGGCGTTCGTCGGGTGGGGCGTCGTCTGGACCGACAATCTGAGCAGCACGGCACAGCACGCGCTCGACTGGCTGCTGTCGAACGTCGGCTGGCTGTTCGTCCTGTCGGCGACCGGGTTCGTGGTGTTCTCCCTCTGGCTGGCGGTCAGCAAGTACGGCCGGATCCCGCTCGGGAAGGAGGGCGACGAGCCGGAGTTCCGGACGGTCTCGTGGATCGCGATGATGTTCAGCGCGGGCATGGGGATCGGCCTCATGTTCTTCGGGATGGCGGAACCGCTGACCCACTTCGTCGACCCGCCCCCCGGAACGGACGCGCCGAACAGCGAGGCGGCGATCGGGACGTCGATGGCCACCACGCTGTTCCACTGGACGCTGCACCCGTGGTCGATCTACGCGGTGCTGGGGCTCGCGATCGGGTACGGGCACTACCGGCGCGGGCGCAGGCAGCTGATCAGTTCGGCGTTCGCGCCGCTGTTCCCGAAGGGACGCGGCGAGGGCCCGGCCGGCAAGATCATCGATATTCTGGCGCTGTTCGCGACGCTGTTCGGCTCGGCGGCGTCGCTCGGCATCGGCGCCCTGCAGATCCGGACGGGGATGCAGGAGGCCGGGTGGATCGAGTCGCTCGGCAAGACGGTCCTCGTGCTGATCATCGTGGTGCTGACGATCTGCTTCATCCTGTCGGCGGTGTCGGGCGTCGCGAAGGGCGTCCAGTGGCTGTCCAACATCAACATGGTGCTGGCGGTGGTCCTGGCGGTCTTCATCTTCCTCGTCGGCCCGACGGTGTTCATGCTGCAGCTGATCCCGACGTCGGTCGGGGTCTACATCCAGGACTTCGGGCAGATGGCGTCCCGGTCGGGCGCGACCGGCGGCGCGGAGATGGAGGAGTTCCTCTCCGGCTGGACGATCTTCTACTGGGCGTGGTGGATCTCGTGGGCGCCGTTCGTCGGGATGTTCCTGGCCCGGATCAGCCGCGGACGGACGATCCGGCAGTTCATCGCCGGCGTGATCATCGTGCCGAGCGTGGTCAGCCTGATCTGGTTCGCGATCTTCGGCGGGGTGGCGATCCGCGAGCAGCAGAACGGCGGCAACCCCTACGGGGACGGCTCGGAGGAGCAGATCACTTTCAACGTGCTGAGCGAGCTGCCGTGGACGGGCGTCACCTCCGTCGTGGTGATGATCCTGGTCGCGATCTTCTTCGTGTCGGGCGCGGACGTGTCGTCGATCGTGATGGGCACGCTGTCGCAGCGCGGCTCGACGCACCCGTCCCGGTGGATCGTCATCTTCTGGGGCGCGCTCACCGGGGCCGTCGCGGCGATCATGCTGGTGATCGGGGGCGACAAGGCGCTGAACGGCATCCAGAACCTCACGTTCATCGGGTCGTTGCCGTTCACGATCGTGCTGATCGTGCTGTGCGTCGCCCTCGCGAAGGACCTGCGGAACGACCCGATGACGCGGCGGCAACTCAAGGGCGTCGAGGTGCTCGAGGACGCCGTCGTCACGGGCGTCCGCGAGCATAAGGGCGACTTCGAGCTGCAGGTCCGCCCGGCGAGCAACGACCGGGAGCCCGCCGACGCGCCCCCCGCCGACGCGCCCCCCGCCGACGACGTCCCCGGCCACCCCGACGTCCGCAAGGGCGGCTGA
- a CDS encoding sensor histidine kinase, which translates to MRDRAFSGSAYLLGTLATAVATALALPVLLVPAAARRWAGPHRRRAGRLLGVPADGRPVGRRALAWALAHVAVGFPFGLAALLCLGNILVAVVAVPLWWAFPADERPTLFSFFDVHVGDWTTALAGGFAQLAVLGAAAWWALPPLARLHARMCLAVLAPSARERLTERVDVLTRSRVGVVDAHGAELQRIERDLHDGTQARLVTIAMQVGLARESLADDPDAVATLLRQAHETVEEAMAELRTVLQTIYPPILADRGLDGALAALAARSSVPLHVELADLGTLPAAVESVAYYVIAEALTNVTKHAAATRATLRVGRTGGVLSIGISDDGRGGADETRGTGLGGIRRRVAALDGEVRIDSPPGGPTTLEVRVPCAQ; encoded by the coding sequence ATGCGTGACCGTGCGTTCTCCGGCTCGGCCTACCTGCTGGGCACGCTGGCCACCGCCGTGGCCACGGCGCTCGCGCTGCCGGTGCTGCTCGTGCCGGCGGCGGCGCGGCGCTGGGCCGGTCCGCACCGGCGGCGGGCAGGCAGGCTGCTCGGCGTCCCCGCCGACGGGCGTCCGGTCGGGCGACGGGCCCTGGCCTGGGCGCTCGCGCACGTCGCCGTCGGGTTCCCGTTCGGGCTGGCCGCGCTGCTGTGCCTGGGCAACATCCTGGTCGCCGTGGTGGCGGTGCCGTTGTGGTGGGCGTTCCCCGCCGACGAGCGCCCCACCCTGTTCTCGTTCTTCGACGTCCATGTGGGCGACTGGACGACCGCGCTGGCCGGGGGCTTCGCGCAGCTCGCCGTCCTCGGCGCGGCGGCGTGGTGGGCGCTCCCGCCGCTGGCGCGGCTCCACGCGCGGATGTGCCTGGCGGTGCTGGCGCCGTCGGCCCGCGAGCGGCTCACCGAGCGGGTCGACGTGCTGACCAGGAGCAGGGTCGGTGTGGTCGACGCGCACGGCGCGGAGCTCCAGCGGATCGAACGCGACCTGCACGACGGGACGCAGGCGCGCCTGGTGACCATCGCCATGCAGGTGGGCCTCGCCCGGGAGTCGCTCGCCGACGACCCGGACGCGGTGGCGACGCTGCTCCGGCAGGCGCACGAGACGGTGGAGGAGGCGATGGCCGAGCTCCGCACGGTGCTCCAGACGATCTACCCGCCGATCCTCGCCGACCGCGGGCTCGACGGGGCGCTGGCGGCGCTGGCCGCCCGGTCGAGCGTGCCGCTCCACGTCGAACTGGCCGACCTGGGCACGCTTCCGGCGGCCGTGGAGTCGGTGGCCTACTACGTGATCGCCGAGGCGCTGACGAACGTGACCAAGCACGCCGCCGCCACGCGGGCGACCCTCCGCGTCGGACGCACCGGCGGCGTGCTGTCCATCGGGATCAGCGACGACGGAAGGGGCGGCGCGGACGAGACGCGCGGCACCGGGCTCGGCGGGATACGCCGCCGGGTCGCCGCCCTGGACGGCGAGGTCCGCATCGACAGCCCGCCGGGCGGGCCCACCACGCTCGAAGTCCGCGTGCCGTGCGCACAGTGA
- a CDS encoding response regulator transcription factor, translating into MRVVIAEDNVLLAGGLELLLAAKGCEVAATVGDGEAFLDAVAAHRPDIAIVDVRLPPSFRDEGIHAALRARRAHGALPILVLSQYVERKYAGELLSDGRGGIGYLLKDRIGRVAEFVDALRRVAAGGTAMDPEVVAQLLTRRAGDPLETLTAREHEALALMAQGHDNATIAERMRITDNAVHKHIGNIFAKLGLAPDDSGHRRVRAVLAYLDGAPRIGGTGREHKNRSGN; encoded by the coding sequence GTGCGGGTCGTGATCGCCGAGGACAACGTCCTGCTGGCCGGTGGCCTGGAGCTGCTGCTGGCGGCGAAGGGCTGCGAGGTCGCGGCGACCGTCGGCGACGGCGAGGCGTTCCTCGACGCCGTCGCCGCGCACCGTCCCGACATCGCCATCGTCGACGTGCGGCTGCCGCCGTCGTTCCGCGACGAGGGAATCCACGCCGCGCTGCGGGCCCGCCGCGCGCACGGCGCGCTGCCGATCCTCGTGCTGTCGCAGTACGTCGAGCGCAAGTACGCCGGCGAACTCCTCTCCGACGGCCGCGGCGGCATCGGTTACCTGCTCAAGGACCGCATCGGCCGGGTGGCCGAGTTCGTCGACGCGCTACGCCGTGTCGCGGCGGGCGGCACCGCCATGGACCCCGAGGTGGTCGCGCAGCTGCTCACGCGCCGCGCCGGGGATCCGCTGGAGACCCTCACGGCCCGCGAGCACGAGGCGCTCGCCCTCATGGCGCAGGGCCATGACAACGCCACCATCGCCGAACGGATGCGCATCACCGACAACGCCGTCCACAAGCACATCGGCAACATCTTCGCCAAGCTCGGCCTGGCACCGGACGACTCGGGCCACCGCCGCGTGCGGGCGGTGCTCGCCTACCTGGACGGCGCGCCGCGAATCGGCGGGACGGGCCGCGAGCACAAGAACCGGAGCGGTAATTGA
- a CDS encoding ABC transporter ATP-binding protein, with amino-acid sequence MSKTYGTKKNAVRALDAVSMELRRGTFTALMGPSGSGKSTFLNCAAGLDVPTSGSVWLGETELSRLGEVERTELRRERIGFVFQAYNLLGSLTVEENVALPLRFADRGTDHASLRRVLTAVGLGEHAGRRPSELSGGQQQRVAIARALITRPDAVVADEPTGALDSRSGRRVLELLRHIVDDMGQTVLMVTHDPVAASYADSVVFLSDGRLAGELPRPTPEQVATRMTHLGEW; translated from the coding sequence GTGTCCAAAACGTACGGTACGAAGAAGAACGCGGTGCGGGCGCTGGACGCCGTGAGCATGGAACTGCGCCGTGGAACCTTCACCGCCCTGATGGGGCCGTCAGGTTCCGGCAAAAGTACGTTCCTCAACTGTGCGGCCGGCCTGGACGTGCCGACTTCGGGGTCGGTCTGGCTGGGCGAGACCGAGCTGTCGCGCCTCGGCGAGGTCGAGCGCACCGAGCTGCGACGCGAGCGGATCGGCTTCGTCTTCCAGGCGTACAACCTGCTCGGCTCGCTGACCGTCGAGGAGAACGTCGCGCTGCCGCTGCGGTTCGCGGACCGCGGGACCGACCACGCGTCCCTGCGCCGGGTGCTCACCGCGGTCGGCCTCGGCGAGCACGCCGGGCGGCGGCCGAGCGAACTGTCCGGCGGCCAGCAGCAGCGGGTCGCGATCGCCCGCGCGCTGATCACCCGTCCGGACGCCGTGGTCGCGGACGAGCCGACCGGCGCGCTGGACTCCCGGTCCGGGAGGCGGGTGCTGGAACTGCTGCGGCACATCGTGGACGACATGGGGCAGACGGTGCTGATGGTCACCCACGACCCGGTCGCCGCCTCGTACGCCGACTCCGTCGTGTTCCTGTCCGACGGCAGGCTCGCGGGCGAGTTGCCCCGGCCCACCCCGGAACAGGTCGCGACGCGCATGACGCACCTGGGCGAATGGTGA
- a CDS encoding ABC transporter permease, translating to MVIGRIRRLVRLVVPYRKDLSLAWSTIKGRKGGFAGSFVAIAAGSAVIVACGILLMSGLGAGVAPERYSGAAVVLGGEQSFWLDETTEVRYGERVTLPADEVAAVAAVPGVRSAIGDVNVEVGVLAPDGRAVGGPDGFPVLGHGWSAAALGPFTVREGRAPAASGEIVLDAGLAARAGMSPGSTVRLVVGSIASSYRVVGIAAPPGDGLDRQSAVFFTDDRAAALSGRPDRVDAIGVLAEPGVAPARLAERVAAAVPDAVVHTGAGRGDVEFLDVGDARGLVVETAASFGGTMVLIVVFVVASTLSLSVRQRRRELALLRAIGATPAQIHRMIAAEMTLVSVAGALVGAIPGVALAFVMRAVFVLSGAMPADFRLDVGATPVLASLVLCVISARLAGWLVARRVAGTSPVDALGDAAVEPKKIGRVRVAFGVLLIPLGLLLALSQVAVPGDSVADTAAGAALLFVVAIGCLGPLLLRGAIVVFGSVLNRRSTAGGFLAQADARADSRRLGAATTPLAMGVTLAAVQMFGASTTLAAARGQVEDGLRADHVLTASSGSGVSPQVVDTVRGVPGVAAATPVARMRVLLTFPSEDGTATKVFAAQGVAPERLSATMDLDVLHGDIAELRGETVALSRVAAETVRARHGGTIELRLGDGTVIEPRVVAIYENGLGFGDVTLPNDLVVAHTTARADTAVLIGAADGTDRVALAAALRGAVERYPTVQVGDREAFLTAPGFGGSGGWALDLLFQTVLLGYIAIAVMNTLMMATAARAREFAMLRLIGAGRDQIRTMMNGEARIVVFAALLFGLLATIPPLVGMSLALTKSPVPAISVVGLLAIVSVTIALAWGPITVATRVAMRPAPIDAIGGRE from the coding sequence ATGGTGATCGGCCGGATCCGGCGGCTCGTCCGCCTCGTGGTGCCGTACCGCAAGGACCTGTCGCTCGCCTGGAGCACGATCAAGGGGCGCAAGGGCGGGTTCGCCGGCTCCTTCGTCGCGATCGCCGCGGGCTCGGCCGTGATCGTCGCCTGCGGGATCCTGCTGATGTCCGGGCTCGGCGCGGGCGTGGCCCCCGAGCGCTACTCGGGCGCGGCGGTCGTCCTCGGCGGGGAGCAGTCGTTCTGGCTGGACGAGACCACCGAGGTCCGCTACGGCGAACGCGTCACGCTGCCCGCCGACGAGGTCGCCGCCGTCGCCGCCGTGCCCGGTGTCCGGTCCGCCATCGGCGACGTCAACGTCGAGGTCGGCGTGCTGGCCCCGGACGGCCGCGCGGTGGGCGGCCCGGACGGGTTCCCGGTGCTCGGGCACGGATGGTCCGCCGCGGCGCTCGGCCCGTTCACGGTGCGCGAGGGCCGCGCGCCCGCCGCGTCCGGCGAAATCGTGCTCGACGCCGGCCTGGCCGCCCGCGCCGGGATGTCGCCCGGCTCGACGGTACGGCTCGTCGTCGGCTCGATCGCGTCGTCCTACCGGGTGGTCGGCATCGCCGCCCCGCCGGGGGACGGGCTGGACCGGCAGTCCGCGGTGTTCTTCACCGACGACCGGGCGGCCGCGCTGTCCGGCCGTCCGGACCGGGTGGACGCGATCGGTGTGCTCGCGGAACCCGGCGTCGCCCCGGCGCGGCTGGCCGAGCGCGTCGCGGCCGCCGTGCCGGACGCGGTCGTCCACACCGGCGCGGGACGCGGCGACGTGGAGTTCCTCGACGTGGGCGACGCCCGCGGCCTGGTGGTCGAGACGGCCGCGTCGTTCGGCGGCACCATGGTGCTGATCGTGGTGTTCGTGGTGGCGAGCACCCTCTCGCTGTCGGTGCGGCAGCGCAGGCGCGAACTGGCGCTGCTGCGCGCCATCGGCGCGACGCCCGCGCAGATCCACCGGATGATCGCCGCCGAGATGACCCTGGTGTCGGTGGCGGGTGCTCTGGTCGGCGCGATTCCCGGCGTCGCACTCGCGTTCGTGATGCGCGCCGTGTTCGTCCTGTCCGGGGCGATGCCCGCGGACTTCCGGCTGGACGTGGGAGCGACGCCCGTCCTCGCCTCGCTGGTGCTGTGCGTGATCAGCGCCCGGCTCGCCGGCTGGCTGGTCGCGCGCCGCGTGGCCGGGACGAGCCCGGTGGACGCGCTCGGGGACGCCGCGGTCGAGCCGAAGAAGATCGGCCGGGTCCGGGTGGCGTTCGGTGTGCTCCTGATCCCGCTCGGGCTGCTGCTGGCCTTGAGCCAGGTGGCGGTGCCGGGCGACTCGGTCGCCGACACCGCGGCGGGCGCGGCACTGCTGTTCGTCGTGGCCATCGGGTGCCTCGGGCCGCTGCTGCTCCGCGGCGCGATCGTCGTGTTCGGTTCCGTCCTGAACCGGCGGTCCACGGCCGGTGGCTTCCTCGCCCAGGCGGACGCGCGGGCCGATTCGCGGCGGCTCGGCGCGGCCACCACACCGCTGGCGATGGGGGTGACCCTGGCCGCAGTGCAGATGTTCGGCGCCTCCACGACGCTCGCGGCGGCGCGGGGCCAGGTCGAGGATGGCCTGCGCGCCGACCACGTGCTGACCGCGTCGTCCGGCTCCGGGGTGTCCCCGCAGGTCGTGGACACCGTGCGCGGCGTGCCCGGCGTCGCCGCGGCGACGCCGGTGGCGCGGATGCGGGTGCTGCTGACGTTCCCGTCCGAGGACGGCACCGCGACCAAGGTCTTCGCCGCCCAGGGCGTCGCGCCCGAACGGCTCTCCGCGACCATGGACCTCGACGTGCTCCACGGCGACATCGCGGAACTGCGGGGCGAGACGGTGGCGCTGAGCAGGGTCGCCGCGGAGACCGTCCGAGCGCGGCACGGCGGGACGATCGAGCTGCGCCTCGGCGACGGCACGGTGATCGAACCGCGGGTGGTGGCGATCTACGAGAACGGCCTGGGCTTCGGGGACGTCACCCTGCCCAACGACCTCGTCGTCGCGCACACCACCGCGCGGGCCGACACCGCGGTCCTGATCGGCGCCGCGGACGGGACCGACCGGGTAGCGCTCGCCGCCGCGCTGCGCGGCGCCGTCGAGCGCTACCCGACGGTCCAGGTGGGCGACCGGGAGGCGTTCCTGACCGCGCCCGGGTTCGGCGGCTCGGGCGGCTGGGCGCTCGACCTCCTGTTCCAGACCGTGCTGCTGGGCTACATCGCCATCGCCGTGATGAACACCCTGATGATGGCGACGGCGGCGCGGGCCCGCGAGTTCGCGATGCTGCGGCTCATCGGCGCCGGCCGGGACCAGATCCGCACGATGATGAACGGCGAGGCCAGGATCGTGGTCTTCGCGGCGCTGCTGTTCGGCCTGCTCGCGACGATCCCGCCGCTGGTCGGCATGAGCCTCGCGCTGACGAAGTCGCCCGTCCCCGCCATCTCCGTCGTCGGTCTTCTCGCGATCGTGTCGGTCACCATCGCGCTCGCCTGGGGCCCGATCACGGTCGCCACCCGCGTCGCGATGCGGCCCGCGCCGATCGACGCCATCGGCGGCCGGGAGTGA
- a CDS encoding RNA polymerase sigma factor, with amino-acid sequence MNHELEHLLRTEAPQVLGALVRRFGRFDVAEDAVQEALLAAGRTWPAEGVPENPRSWLVRVGYRRMVDLIRADQARHRRERQAGAAELAMREPERRAAPARETDDSLTLLMLCCHPALSPASQVALTLRAVGGLTTAEIAHAHGTTEPTMGARISRAKRQLARAGARFAAPTDADRDGRMAAVMRVLYLIFNEGYTATAGDRLARVDLTREAIRLTRMLHAALGDDAEATGLLALMLLTESRRTARVDGADLVPLDEQDRTRWDRDLIDEGTALIDGVWNRAETGQYRLQAAIAAVHSAAASPDQTDWAQIAVLYLWLERLTPTAPVQLGRVVAVAHAHGPSRGLALLDDLNRRHHLDRHPLTRQREHAVRAHLLQMTGDTARAAALYRRAADLTANRVEQRYLLGKADDLG; translated from the coding sequence GTGAACCACGAGCTGGAGCACCTGCTGCGCACCGAGGCGCCGCAGGTGCTCGGCGCGCTGGTCCGCCGCTTCGGCCGCTTCGACGTCGCTGAGGACGCGGTGCAGGAGGCGCTGCTGGCCGCCGGCCGGACCTGGCCGGCCGAGGGCGTCCCGGAGAACCCGCGGAGCTGGCTCGTCCGCGTCGGCTACCGGCGCATGGTCGACCTGATCCGCGCCGACCAGGCCCGCCACCGCCGCGAGCGGCAGGCCGGAGCGGCCGAACTGGCCATGCGGGAACCCGAGCGCCGGGCGGCGCCCGCACGCGAGACCGACGACAGCCTGACCCTGCTGATGCTGTGCTGCCATCCCGCGCTGTCCCCCGCTTCCCAGGTGGCGCTCACGCTGCGCGCGGTCGGCGGCCTGACGACCGCCGAAATCGCGCACGCCCACGGCACGACCGAGCCGACCATGGGCGCCCGGATCAGCCGCGCCAAACGGCAACTGGCCCGCGCCGGGGCCCGCTTCGCCGCGCCCACCGACGCCGACCGCGACGGCCGCATGGCCGCCGTCATGCGGGTGCTCTACCTGATCTTCAACGAGGGTTACACCGCCACTGCGGGCGACCGGCTCGCCCGCGTCGACCTGACCCGCGAGGCCATCCGGCTGACCCGCATGCTCCACGCCGCGCTCGGCGACGACGCCGAGGCGACCGGTCTGCTGGCGCTGATGCTGCTCACCGAGTCCCGGCGCACCGCCCGCGTCGACGGCGCCGACCTGGTCCCCTTGGACGAGCAGGACCGCACCCGGTGGGACCGCGACCTGATCGACGAGGGCACCGCTCTGATCGACGGCGTCTGGAACCGCGCCGAGACCGGCCAGTACCGGCTCCAGGCCGCGATCGCCGCCGTGCACTCCGCGGCCGCCTCACCCGATCAGACCGACTGGGCCCAGATCGCCGTGCTGTACCTGTGGCTCGAACGGCTCACCCCCACCGCACCGGTCCAGCTCGGCCGCGTGGTCGCGGTGGCCCACGCCCACGGTCCGTCCCGCGGCCTGGCGCTCCTGGACGACCTCAACCGGCGCCACCACCTGGACCGGCACCCGCTCACCCGGCAACGGGAGCACGCGGTCCGCGCCCACCTGCTCCAGATGACCGGCGACACCGCGCGGGCGGCGGCGCTCTACCGGCGGGCGGCCGACCTGACCGCGAACCGCGTCGAGCAGCGTTACCTGCTCGGCAAAGCCGACGATCTCGGCTAA
- a CDS encoding YciI family protein, producing the protein MKYLLLGYTPAAAWDAATADAPSDEALAAFATYQELERDLIASGELVTSEGLGHPAVSTTVHRDGVDVVATDGPFAELKEVLASFAVIDVTGRERAVEIAARIVEALGEPIEIRPIMGADFAA; encoded by the coding sequence TTGAAATACCTGCTGCTCGGCTACACCCCGGCCGCCGCGTGGGACGCCGCCACCGCCGACGCCCCGTCCGACGAGGCGCTGGCCGCTTTCGCGACCTACCAGGAGCTGGAGCGGGACCTGATCGCCTCCGGAGAGCTCGTCACCAGCGAGGGCCTGGGGCACCCGGCGGTCAGCACGACCGTCCACCGCGACGGTGTCGACGTGGTCGCCACCGACGGTCCCTTCGCCGAGCTCAAGGAGGTCCTGGCCAGTTTCGCCGTGATCGACGTGACGGGCAGGGAGCGCGCCGTCGAGATCGCCGCCCGCATCGTCGAGGCGCTCGGCGAACCGATCGAGATCCGCCCGATCATGGGTGCGGACTTCGCGGCGTGA